Proteins from a single region of Trichoderma asperellum chromosome 3, complete sequence:
- a CDS encoding uncharacterized protein (EggNog:ENOG41~TransMembrane:12 (i20-40o73-93i105-122o134-152i164-184o196-215i280-301o313-335i342-364o376-398i410-433o445-463i)): MTIDSSSSVNLSAGYRLRQFNGTIVFIMLYMCSCAFNFGYDVGNFGGVQGMQSFGKRFGECNATTGVCKLPPWLSSLMTSLPFLGKALGAIACGPIAERFGRKKCVLVLACLSFIGVLLQTTARTSAQFTVGRFVSFGMTGMTIVVVPIYLAETSPKVLRGMMTSTLQLMIVFGQLVASLVTYGTQHISGDKGWQIPVGLQFIAPAVIVALLPLVPESPRWLLTRNRIEEAKASLRRIYKNHSETELDQEIDILRHAHSTEEKGSWAEVFNKDNRKRTMVAVIAMFGQQITGQAFSSQYSVVFYQSEGYKSQAFLFNILSNVSGLVCLIATWFIIDQVGRRPMLMTGGSGMAIFLFVVGGVGVVKNPSNSERGGLVASFILFTCSYNLSWAPVSYVVVSEAASTRVKEKTNLLASVISIITTFVTSFTIPYLLNAPYAALGAKVGFIYGAINVLMVIVAYFFIPEMKGRSLEEVDELFASGVPFRSFSKATTTPTATYIEDIARKEPASGEA, encoded by the exons ATGACGATCGActcatcttcgtcggtaAACCTGTCTGCAGGTTACCGACTGAGACAATTCAATGGCACGATTGTGTTCATCATGCT ATATATGTGCTCCTGTGCCTTCAACTTTGGCTATGATGTTGGCAACTTTGGCGGAGTCCAGGGCATGCAGAGCTTTGGCAAGCGATTCGGCGAATGTAATGCAACAACAGGCGTCTGCAAGCTGCCTCCATGGTTGTCCTCCCTTATGACGTCCCTTCCCTTTCTCGGGAAGGCTCTAGGTGCCATTGCTTGTGGACCGATTGCCGAGCGATTTGGACGCAAGAAGTGcgtcttggtcttggcttGTTTATCATTCAT TGGCGTTCTATTACAGACGACAGCGAGGACAAGCGCACAATTCACTGTTGGCAGATTCGTAAGCTTCGGCATGACGGGTATGACTATTGTGGTTGTCCCGATTTACCTGGCCGAGACATCACCCAAAGTTTTACGTGGCATGATGACGTCTACATTGCAGCTCATGATTGTATTCGGCCAGCTGGTAGCCTCATTGGTTACATACGGAACGCAGCATATCTCAGGTGATAAAGGCTGGCAGATTCCCGTCGGCCTGCAATTCATTGCCCCAGCAGTCATCGTAGCGTTGCTACCGCTGGTCCCTGAATCACCTCGATG GCTTTTGACTCGAAATCGAATCGAGGAAGCAAAGGCTTCTCTTCGAAGAATATACAAAAATCATAGCGAGACCGAACTTGACCAGGAGATTGACATTTTACGCCATGCTCATTCTACAGAAGAAAAGGGCTCATGGGCGGAGGTTTTCAACAAAGACAACAGAAAGCGTACCATGGTTGCTGTGATTGCCATGTTTGGCCAACAGATTACCGGCCAGGCATTTTCCAGCCAGTACTCTGTTGTATTCTACCAGTCAGAAGGATATAAGAGCCAGGCTTTCCTGTTCAATATTTTAAGCAATGTCTCGGGTCTTGTCTGCCTAATAGCTACCTGGTTTATCATCGACCAAGTCGGAAGACGACCGATGCTGATGACTGGTGGATCAGGAATGGctatcttcctctttgttgTTGGCGGTGTTGGAGTCGTTAAAAACCCCAGCAATTCTGAGAGAGGAGGATTG GTGGCATCTTTCATTTTATTCACTTGCTCTTACAACCTTTCTTGGGCACCTGTTTCATACGTGGTGGTATCTGAAGCAGCTTCTACCCGTGTGAAGGAAAAGACAAACCTCCTGGCCTCTGTTATTTCTATCATTACCACATTTGTGACCTCGTTCACTATTCCGTATTTGCTTAATGCGCCGTATGCAGCACTGGGGGCCAAGGTTGGCTTTATCTACGGTGCTATCAATGTGTTGATGGTTATCGTGGCCTACTTCTTTATTCCAGAGATGAAAGGGCGAAGCctggaagaagttgatgaACTGTTCGCGTCAGGCGTACCGTTTCGAAGCTTTAGCAAAGCCACAACAACCCCCACAGCCACATATATTGAAGACATTGCTAGGAAAGAGCCGGCTTCTGGGGAGGCTTAG
- a CDS encoding uncharacterized protein (EggNog:ENOG41): MPLSSSIPQHLQWLYSDTLPQDKFHLQSLTDMFFDRISTLRCLGFIHKPTFFQALDRGTLSEDFGEAVIYIVAALGARMYLLDDPDQFNNPFYGIPGVAWAERARDLAMREIANPSLSTMMAMVLLCEHSVFMDQHALAFVIFGCCVRIMRLLGLDSLKKAAAPSGLAHMTQLETERRLLWSCYLMDSFLGGGVDGNLYWKDDFPCVPLPCSDASFIAQEQYADFEPPKLSTFELYPDRSYLTLRCHTIYLVQLRTRVLRLIRNNNQEVNIWDSGSPFLDIIQRLELWYAGLPEQLVISDFNVYIHKELNIISAVFMLHFLYHSIVCDLTRVSLPGYVFPLSAAFHSSPLEFRRQCQERCRFHADEISRLVHAGFGYGIRAFDDLHSLMATFESTKIQIIHTATATSNSIDIRERTSKNIRLNMRALDILYLQKDKSNPYHKALIPLLEKFDFNNVVAEWQAYPSPISMNSEQAEVTGPEDAAYLSSLAPFRLAKEEIRAQVRQRRGSSPAGNELPESPATVRPPPIISLPQKDALGGINCASGNAGLLGSADFSLDHMQLASTTHPTPPSATGQDVTAEIQGE; the protein is encoded by the exons ATGCCTCTATCATCATCAATACCGCAACATTTACAATG GCTCTATTCAGATACCCTGCCACAAGACAAGTTCCATTTACAGTCTCTAACTGACATGTTCTTTGACCGGATATCCACTCTTCGGTGTTTAGGGTTTATCCATAAACCAACCTTTTTTCAGGCACTGGACAGAGGCACGCTGAGTGAAGATTTTGGAGAGGCAGTCATCTATATAGTTGCTGCGCTTGGAGCTAG AATGTATCTGCTAGATGATCCAGATCAATTCAATAATCCATTTTATGGTATTCCTGGGGTTGCGTGGGCTGAACGAGCCCGAGATCTTGCTATGCGAGAGATAGCAAATCCCTCTCTTTCAACCATGATG GCAATGGTCCTCCTCTGCGAGCATTCAGTTTTCATGGATCAACATGCCTTGGCATTTGTCATCTTTGGATGCTGTGTCCGCATTATGAGATTACTCGGCTTAGACTCTCTGAAAAAGGCAGCCGCTCCATCAGGCCTTGCTCATATGACGCAGCTGGAAACAGAAAGACGACTTCTGTGGTCTTGCTACCTCATGGATAGCTTTCTTGGTGGCGGAGTAGACGGGAACCTGTACTGGAAAGACGATTTTCCATGCGTACCGCTACCTTGCTCTGATGCGAGCTTCATCGCCCAGGAGCAATATGCCGACTTTGAACCTCCAAAGCTGAGTACATTCGAGCTCTACCCAGATCGTAGCTACCTTACTCTTCGCTGCCATACGATATATCTTGTACAGCTGAGAACGCGGGTACTCAG ACTCATCAGAAATAACAACCAGGAAGTCAACATTTGGGATTCCGGATCTCCGTTTCTCGATATCATTCAACGATTAGAACTTTGGTATGCCGGTTTACCTGAGCAATTGGTGATATCCGATTTCAATGTATACATCCACAAAGAACTCAACATCATTAGTGCTGTTTTCATGCTGCATTTTCTTTACCACTCCATTGTTTGCGATCTAACGCGAGTTTCGCTCCCGGGATATGTCTTTCCGCTATCAGCCGCGTTCCATTCTTCTCCCCTGGAATTTCGCAGACAATGCCAAGAGCGATGTCGATTTCATGCGGATGAGATATCACGACTTGTTCACGCGGGGTTCGGCTACGGCATCCGGGCTTTCGATGATTTGCACAGCTTAATGGCCACATTCGAGTCAACCAAGATCCAAATCATTCACACTGCGACAGCTACATCCAATTCCATCGACATAAGAGAGCGAACGAGCAAGAATATTCGTTTAAATATGCGAGCGCTGGATATTCTTTATCTGCAGAAGGATAAATCGAATCCTTAT CACAAAGCCTTGATACCATTATTGGAGAAATTCGACTTCAACAACGTTGTGGCCGAATGGCAAGCCTATCCAAGCCCAAT ATCAATGAATTCGGAGCAAGCTGAAGTTACAGGACCAGAAGACGCCGCTTATTTGAGCAGTTTGGCCCCATTCCGCCTCGCAAAAGAAGAGATTCGCGCCCAGGTACGACAACGAAGAGGATCTTCTCCAGCAGGAAACGAGTTGCCAGAGTCTCCAGCAACGGTCCGCCCACCGCCCATCATCTCCTTGCCTCAAAAAGACGCCCTTGGCGGTATTAACTGCGCCAGCGGAAACGCCGGCCTGCTGGGAAGCGCAGATTTTTCTCTAGACCATATGCAGCTAGCATCTACAACACATCCTACACCTCCTAGCGCTACTGGCCAGGACGTAACGGCAGAAATTCAGGGGGAGTAG
- a CDS encoding uncharacterized protein (EggNog:ENOG41~TransMembrane:7 (o20-40i47-69o81-100i121-140o168-188i323-344o364-384i)): MAGLTEGQYRALTIIERTCSSLSMLGCLFTMSTFCFSKYFSKSINRLVFYASFGNLITNIGTMMSRAYIDSPNSAGCQAQAFIIQTFMPADVLWTLTMAINVYLTFYHKYDARALRKIEPIYLLCCYGLPFVPGFTFFFIKDQGGTRVYGPAVSWCWISSEWDVLRVAAFYAPLWVCITITFMIYIGAGRTIYKVRKQVYLFQSSDLDPLSVDEVMTSNPSTDATMTMESMSGIEPAKLGQNSSQPSYGGGSSSETATRPQSVHVASNLSNLSNQSDGSQSTYFYSSPPHRGSNPPRPSVTHGVASRAFRSIRRRNHERDNAAWSYTKCALLFFTAMLVTWIPSSANRLYSLTHDRATSTPLEFMSVLVLPLQGFWNCLVYITISWTACKNLFNDMWLAVRSATLSRMERIRGKANHEGQEQSPEQSV; this comes from the exons AATCTATCAACCGGCTAGTTTTTTATGCCTCCTTTGGTAACCTAATAACGAATATTGGAACCATGATGTCTCGCGCTTATATCGACTCGCCCAATTCAGCTGGTTGCCAAGCGCAGGCATTCATAATCCAGAC CTTCATGCCGGCCGATGTACTTTGGACGTTGACCATGGCCATCAATGTCTATCTTACCTTTTACCACAAATATGACGCCAGAGCTTTGCGCAAGATAGAGCCCATCTATTTGCTATGCTGTTACGGCCTTCCATTCGTGCCTGGATTCACCTTCTTTTTCATAAAAGATCAGGGGGGAACTCGAGTTTATGGACCTGCAGTTTCGTGGTGCTGGATATCTAGCGAATGGGATGTTCTTCGTGTCGCAGCCTTTTATGCTCCTTTGTG GGTTTGTATCACAATCACATTTATGATCTACATCGGAGCTGGTCGTACCATATACAAAGTACGAAAGCAGGTATACCTCTTTCAGTCGTCCGACCTCGACCCTCTTTCAGTCGACGAGGTTATGACATCTAACCCCTCAACTGATGCAACAATGACAATGGAGTCCATGTCGGGGATTGAGCCGGCAAAACTTGGCCAGAACAGTAGCCAACCTAGTTATGGAGGTGGCTCAAGCTCAGAAACAGCAACGAGGCCTCAATCGGTCCACGTTGCCAGCAACCTATCCAATCTGTCGAACCAATCTGATGGGTCGCAATCAACATACTTCTATTCTTCGCCTCCTCATCGAGGGTCAAATCCACCGCGACCTAGTGTCACCCATGGTGTGGCATCACGAGCCTTCCGCTCTATTCGCCGGCGAAATCACGAGCGAGACAATGCCGCTTGGTCGTATACCAAATGTGCCCTCCTGTTCTTCACGGCCATGCTTGTCACATGGATACCGTCCAGCGCCAACCGCCTATACTCTCTCACACACGACAGAGCCACCTCCACACCGCTAGAATTTATGAGCGTCTTAGTGCTTCCTCTGCAGGGATTTTGGAATTGTCTCGTTTATATCACGATATCGTGGACGGCCTGCAAGAATTTATTCAACGATATGTGGCTGGCAGTGCGATCGGCCACTCTTAGCCGCATGGAACGCATCCGCGGAAAGGCCAATCACGAAGGTCAAGAACAAAGTCCAGAACAGTCAGTCTAA